The following proteins are co-located in the Chloroflexota bacterium genome:
- the cyoE gene encoding protoheme IX farnesyltransferase has protein sequence MDDLTNLSTPSSVTTYWWRTMLANVGAAGQTLIQLFKLRVVLLLLIAAAGGAVIGAAGWPGGKELLILMITGGLSASGASALNQYLERERDSQMTRTRQRPFPSGQITNPNAVLLTSVVMIAMGVFGAAIFNPALAFFNALGAAIYVGIYTLWLKPRSVVNIVIGGAAGSCAVLSGGAAAGAWNEPSTLALAGLLFLWTPVHFWSLAMAYQKDYANAGFPMLPVHISGKQAAGWVAVHTFGTGIIAIVLASHPNMGLLYLLPSLLATIRLGMLTYRLYRDPSPKMAFSLFKFSNMYLGILLLLAIIDLIWL, from the coding sequence ATGGACGACCTGACCAACCTGAGTACACCCTCCAGCGTAACCACTTATTGGTGGCGCACCATGCTTGCCAATGTAGGGGCAGCAGGCCAAACCCTGATTCAGTTATTTAAACTGCGGGTGGTTTTGCTATTGCTAATTGCTGCAGCAGGCGGCGCGGTGATAGGCGCAGCCGGTTGGCCGGGCGGGAAAGAACTGCTTATTCTGATGATCACTGGCGGTCTTTCAGCCAGCGGAGCCTCGGCGTTAAACCAGTATCTGGAACGCGAGCGTGATTCACAAATGACACGCACCCGCCAGAGGCCCTTTCCTTCCGGGCAGATCACAAATCCGAATGCTGTGTTACTCACCAGCGTGGTGATGATTGCTATGGGAGTGTTCGGAGCGGCGATTTTTAACCCGGCACTGGCCTTTTTCAATGCACTGGGCGCGGCTATCTACGTGGGAATCTATACCTTGTGGTTAAAACCTCGCAGTGTTGTCAATATTGTCATTGGCGGCGCGGCGGGCAGTTGTGCGGTGTTAAGCGGGGGTGCAGCCGCTGGCGCGTGGAACGAGCCAAGTACACTGGCATTGGCCGGATTGCTCTTTTTGTGGACACCGGTTCATTTCTGGAGCCTGGCAATGGCTTATCAGAAAGATTATGCCAATGCTGGCTTTCCGATGCTGCCGGTTCATATTTCGGGTAAACAGGCCGCGGGCTGGGTGGCGGTTCACACCTTCGGGACGGGCATTATCGCCATTGTCCTGGCAAGCCACCCCAATATGGGTTTGCTTTACTTGCTCCCCAGCTTATTAGCCACAATCCGCCTCGGGATGTTGACCTACCGGCTTTACCGCGATCCATCCCCCAAAATGGCATTTTCCTTATTCAAGTTTTCCAATATGTATTTGGGAATCCTGCTTTTATTAGCCATTATCGATCTTATCTGGTTGTAA
- a CDS encoding SCO family protein — MSKTTRLIFIIGTLAGIVLVAAWGLPKLRPHTFYGTLLQSPDKAPDFTLDSVLGELSLEDFRGQIVMLYFGYTFCPDVCPATLAEVSGAMELLGKQAEDVQVIMVSVDPLRDSVEELDEYVSHFYPSFLGVTGSEEKIASLATLYGVFYEKHEGTEATGYLIDHTATVMVIDRDGHLKLIFPFGAPAAEIAEDIAYLLK; from the coding sequence ATGTCGAAAACTACTCGTCTCATTTTTATCATTGGCACCCTGGCTGGCATCGTACTCGTAGCCGCGTGGGGTCTCCCCAAACTGCGCCCACACACTTTTTATGGTACGTTGCTGCAATCGCCCGATAAAGCCCCTGACTTTACCCTCGATTCGGTTTTAGGCGAACTCAGCCTGGAAGACTTCCGAGGGCAAATTGTTATGCTCTATTTCGGCTACACTTTCTGCCCGGATGTCTGCCCCGCTACACTGGCAGAAGTCAGCGGTGCAATGGAGCTACTTGGCAAACAAGCTGAAGATGTGCAAGTCATCATGGTTTCAGTGGACCCATTGCGAGATTCTGTAGAAGAGCTGGATGAATATGTATCCCACTTCTACCCCAGTTTCCTGGGCGTCACCGGCAGCGAAGAAAAAATCGCTTCACTTGCGACACTTTATGGTGTTTTTTACGAGAAGCACGAAGGCACCGAAGCCACTGGCTATCTGATTGATCACACTGCTACGGTGATGGTGATCGACAGAGATGGTCATCTCAAGTTGATCTTCCCCTTTGGTGCGCCTGCTGCCGAAATTGCTGAAGATATTGCCTATCTGCTTAAGTGA